The window ATCGTACCCGAGTGCAACAAAATTGTTTTCAAATCTATAATTGTTCCACTCAAAACCAAGACCTGTAACAAATCCAAAGTTTTCTTTAATAACAGGAAAATCGAACTCTAATAGGTTCAAATTGAAACCCCATGATTTGCTCAAACTACTGGCGTGAAGTTCATCATTACTAACAAGTTCATTGTTGCTGTTCAAATAATTATTAAGACCAAATTCAAATCCAGCCCAATGCGCATCAAATTCTGAATCATCTTTATCTTTCTTTTTTTCTATCATTTCATCAATGTCATAATCATACTCCTCGAGTGTGTCAACTACAACATCGCTATCTCCATCAGGGTTTTCAATTATTAAAATTTTTTTTGTTCCTAATTTAATCTTTGTTGTATCGGCTTCCTGGGCTAATAATCCGATTGTCAAAAAAACTGCTACTGTTAATACTAATACTTTTTTCATTTTTACTAAATTTTTAATTAAACTTTTAAATATTTGTTTCAAATTTGCCAGTATGACGATTTGATATTTTTATTTGTTACAGCAAAAGAAAAATTTATTTAAAGATTTAACGAATGAGTAAAAAACAAAAAATAATAATTGGAGTTACAGGCGCTAGCGGATCAATTTATGCGAAGCAATTAATTGAAAAAATATATGTAATAAAAAATCAATTAGCTGAAGTTAATATTGTCTTCACAGATAATGCAAAATTAGTTTGGAATTACGAAATTGGGAAGGAGGCATTTACAAAAATTCCTTACAAAATTTATAATATAAACGATTTCTTCGCTCCCTTTGCCAGCGGTTCGGCAAAATTTGATTGTATGATAGTTTGCCCATGCTCGATGGGAACTCTTGGAAAAATTGCAAACTGCATTAGCGATAATCTCATTGTGCGAGCCGCAGACGTAATGCTCAAAGAAAGGCGGAAACTAATTTTAGTAACAAGAGATAGTCCACTAAATTTAATTCATATAAATAATATGAAAATAATTACCGAAGCAGGTGGAATAATCTGTCCTGCCAGCCCTTCGTTTTATAGCAAACCTCAAAATATTGAACAGCTCATAAATTCTGTAGTAGAACGCATTATTGATTTAGTTGGCTTAGAAAATGAGCACTATAGGTGGGGGAATGATATTGAGAATTGATGATTGAAAATTTATATTTTTAATTATCAATTAAAATCCATCAATCAAAAATTTGAAGTACTTTTGTGTTTTGAATATTTTATAAACATTAAATTTAAAAATTATGAAAAAGCAGTTTTCATCATTACTAATAGTAGTTATTATTGGAGTAATTCTTCTAATTTTTTTCGGAAGCAGTATGTTTTATACGCTTCAACCGGGCGACCGAGCAATTATTTTTAGGCAGTTCACTACCGGATTAGACAAAGAAAATATTTTTGAACCTGGATTTCATGTAATCGCCCCATGGAACGACCTCCACATTTACAATGTAAAAGAGCAAAAAAGTGAAGAAACTATGGATGTTCTTGACAGAAGTGGACTTTCTGTAAATATTGACATTTCCGTTCGTTTTAATCCTATTTATGAAAAAATTGGTTTTCTACACGAGGTTTTTGGAAAAAATTATATTAACCAATTAGTTATTCCCGAAGTAAGATCTTCGGTAAGACAAGTAGCAGGAAGATATACCGCAGAAGAAATTTATTCAACAAAACGTTCTTTGGTTGAAAAAGCAATTATTGAAGAAACAACAATAATTTTAGAAAAAAACTTCATTCAGATGCGTGCTATGCTAATTCGTTCCATTGGACTACCGAACGAAATTAAAAATGCAATTGAAAGTAAATTGAAGCAAGAGCAAGAAGCCTTGGCATATAAATTCCGCTTAGATAAAGAAAAAAGTGAAGCAGAGCGTAAAAAAATTGAAGCGGAAGGTATATCCAACTATAATTTAATTATCAGTCAGAGTTTAACAACCAACATATTGAAACAAAGAGGAATAGAAGCAACCATTGAACTTGCTAAATCGAATAATACGAAAGTTGTTGTGGTTGGTGCCGGTAAAGATGGGCTACCTCTAATTTTGGGAAATAACTAAAATTGAAAATAGGTTCTTGAATATTTCTATTTCCACATTATAAAAGAAAAAAAGCACTCTAAAAATATTGGAGTGCTTTTTTTGTTTCCATAATTTTTTGCTTGGAATCATGAAAAAAGTATTATTTATTATTAATCCAATTTCTGGAATTGGGAAACATGGAAAAATTGCAAATTTGATTCCAAAAATTCTCGACAACAAGAATTTCTCTTACGAAATTAAATATACAGAAAATGAAGGACATGCAACGGAAATTGCAAAAGAAGCATCTGCAAATTTCGATATAATAACAGCAGTAGGAGGAGATGGATTAGTAAATGAAATAAGTAATTCTCTTATAAATACTAACATAAAATTTGCAATAATTCCTGCCGGTTCGGGCAATGGTTTTGCTCGTCATCTCAAAATTCCATGCACGGCTGCAAAAGCAATTCAATTAATCAACAAACAAAATATTCGAAAAATCGACACAGCCCATATCAACGATAAAACGTTTGTAAACGTTGCCGGAATTGGTTTTGATGCACATATTGCTCACAATTTTTCAAAATCGAAAAAACGAGGATTTTTATCTTATATAAAAATTATTTTTCAAGAATTTTACAAATATAAAGCCCAACAGTTCACCTTAGTAATTGATGGCGAAAAAATCAATGAAAAGGCATTTTCTATAAGTTTTTGCAATTCATCGCAATTTGGAAATAATGCCTTTATTGCTCCTCAAGCCAAAATTGACGATGGTTTTTTGAATGTTGCAATAATAAAAAAATTTCCTGCGATAGCAGCCCCACTACTTGCAGTAAGACTTTTCAACAAAACCATTCAGAAATCTAAATACTACAAATCAATTACAGCAAAAGAGATAAGAATCATCCAAGAATCGCAAGTTGTATCACATATTGATGGGGAAGCAATTCATCTTCCACAAGAGATAAAAATTAAAATCAATCCTCTTTCTCTAAATGTAATTTGTTAGCTCACAATAAGTTTTTTGCACTATTTTCTCACTGAAAATTAAAGGTTTTATTAAATATCAAAACTAATTTTTTGTACATTTGCAAGCTTTAATTTTACATGTATGAAAAACTTAAAAATCGCACTTGCATCTGATCATGCAGGCTTCAATACAAAAAAAACACTAATAGATTTTCTTGAAAAAGAAGATTATTTTGTAAAAGATTTTGGAGCATTTTCCGATGAGAGTGTCGATTATCCCGACTTTGCTCACCCTTTATCAATAGCAGTTGAAAACACCGAGTTTGATATTGGAATAACTTTATGTGGAAGCGGAAATGGAATAAGTATGACCGCAAACAAACATCAGGGGATACGTTCGGCGCTATGTTGGTGTGTAGAAATTACAAGATTGGCTAGACAACATAACGATGCAAATATTTGTTCGATACCAGCTCGTTTTGTCAATGAATCTGAGGCTATTGAAATTGTTAAAGAATTTTTAGCAACTGAATTCGAAAAAGGCAGACATGTCAAACGAATTAATAAAATTCCTTTAAAATAGAAAAGTAAATATTTACAAATCAGATATTTTAATCTCTTTTATGAATAAAAAATCTGAAAACAAAATTGCAGAAATTGATGAGTAGTACCTCAAAGTTATTTCAAAAAGAATCGGAAAAGGTTGCATTCGACCTAAAACACAGAAATACCATCAGGTTCAATATGTCGAAATATAATGCAGCTGTTGCCAAAGGAAAATCAAGATATTCGAACCTTGAGTTAGCAAAACAAAGAGCATCGGCAATAAAAGAAAATGTTCTCCAAAATCTTGATAAATATTTAATACAATTTGAAGAGAATATTTCGAAGAGAGGAGCAAAAGTAATCTATGCAAAAGACAATGATGAAGCAATTTCCGAAATTTTATCGATACTAAATTCGCATGAAACTAAATTAGTTGTAAAAAGCAAATCGATGACTACAGAAGAAATTGATTTCAATAAAAATCTCGAAGACAATAATATTGAATCAGTGGAAACAGATCTTGGAGAATATATTGTGCAGGTAGCTGGCGAGAAACCATATCATATAGTAACTCCGGCAATGCACAAATCAAAAGAAGACGTAGATGAACTTTTTAATAAAAATTTCGATACACCAAAAAATAGCACACCCGAATATTTAACAAATTGGGTGAGAGAAAAACTACGAGAAAAGTATATTAATGCCGATGCAGGAATTACCGGAGCAAATTTTCTAATTGCAGATATTGGAGCAGTGGCTTTGACCGAAAATGAAGGAAATGGCTTGATGTCAACTTCATTTCCGAAAATTCAAATAGCTATTGCAGGAATCGAAAAAATAATTCCATCGTACAAAGATTTAGATTTATTTTTGCCACTACTTGCAGTTCATGGAACTGGACAAAAAATTACTGCCTATAATTCAATTTTTACAGGCCCGAAACAAGAAGGCGAAAATGACGGGCCACAAGAAATGTATGTAATATTACTTGACAATGGCAGATCGAAACTTTTTGACAAAAAAGAGCAACACAAGGCGCTAAAGTGTATTAGATGTGGCGCTTGCCTAAATGCTTGCCCTGTTTATAAAAACATAGGAGGATATACCTACGAATCGACTTACAGCGGACCAATAGGTTCAGTGATTACGCCGCATTTAAAAGATCAGAAAGAATATAAACATTTGAGTTTTGCTTCTTCACTCTGTGGAAAATGCACTGAAGTTTGCCCGGTAAAAATTGACATTCACAAACTACTATTATACAATAGACGCGATGCTGTTGAAAATGGATATTCCGTATTTGCAGAAAAAATAGGAATGATTGGATACAAAAAAGCAATGCTGAATAGAAACACTTTAGATGCCGGTGGAGAATTTGTCAAAAATAAATTTTCGTTCGTGGGGAAAAATGCCTGGGGAAAAATGCGTGAAATACCTCGAATGAAAAAATCATTTTCGAAACAATATATCGAAAATCATTCTTAATGAAAATAGCAGTAAATACACGTCTTTTATTGAAAGACAAACTCGAGGGAATTGGTTGGTTTTCGTATGAAGTCCTTAAAAGAATAACGACTCAACACCCCGAGCATGAATTTATTTTCTTGTTTGACAGGCCTTATTCTGAGGAATTTATTTTCTCTTCAAATATTACACCTATTGTAATTTCTCCACCCACCCGACATCCAATATTGTGGTACATTTGGTTTGAGCTAATGCTTCCCAGAGTTTTGAAAAAACATAAACCAGATTTGTTTTTTTCGCCAGACGGATACATTTCGCTTTCATCCGGTATAAAAACTGTTACTGCAATACATGACATAAATTTTGAACATAATCCTCAAGATCTACCATTTCTTATTAGCAAATATTATAGAAAATATTTTAGAAAATATGCACAAAAAGCTCATAGAATTATTACTGTTTCAGAATTTTCGAAAAAAGACATTTCTGAAACATACTTGATTCCGGCATCAAAAATAGATGTTTGTTATAATGGTGCAAATTCTGTTTACAAAGAATTAAGTGAAAAAATAACTACTGAAATAAAATCAGAATTTACCGAAAAGGAAAACTATTTTATTTTTATTGGAGCATTGCATCCCCGAAAAAATGTTGAGCGTTTGTTATTGTCATTCGATATGTTCAAACAAAAAACCTCTTCAAATATGAAATTGGTGATTGTTGGTGAAAAAATGTTTAAAAACAAACAGATTCATCATACATTCAACAATATGGAATTCAAAAATGAAGTAATATTTACCGGACGTTTATCGGCAGAAAAACTCAGCTTCATGCTTGGGTCTGCGTTTGCATTAGTTTTTGTTCCGTATTTCGAAGGCTTTGGAATTCCAATAGTTGAAGCTTTCAATTGTGGAGTTCCAGTAATTACATCAAATGTTACTTCAATGCCTGAGGTTGGAGGAAATGCTGCTATGCTGGTAGATCCATATTCAGTTGAATCAATTTGTGAAAGAATGATTATACTTTATGAAAATGAGGATTTTAGAAAAGATTTAATACAAAAAGGGAATTTAAGAAAACTACAATTTAGCTGGGATAAAACTGCCGAGAATGTGTGGGCAAGTTTAATGAATTAGCAATCACAATTATCAAAAAAACATGAATTTAATGAATATTGAAAAAGTTATTAAACTCAAAACAGTAGAAGGAGTAAAATATCTTTACAAACAAGAACTTACAATTGACGATTTTCAAACGCAAGCTACAAGAAAAGATTTCGAAGGAGATTTTACAATAACCGTTTTTGGATTTTTAAAATTTTCAAGAAAATCGCCGGAAGATACAGCAAACGAAATTGGGGAATATTTGAAAACCGAATTGCCTGAAATATTAAGTTTTAATGTAGTGAAAGGATTCCTTAATATAACAATTGACAGTTCGTATTGGATTTCATTGTTTAACGAAATTTTGAAACTTAAAAAATTTGGATTCAAAAAAATTAAAGACCTTTCGTCATCAATAATGATAGAATTTTCATCACCAAACACTAATAAACCTCTTCATCTTGGTCATGTTAGAAACAATATGTTGGGAAATTCAATTTCAGAAATTCTGAAAGCTTCAGGAAAAAATGTAACAAAAGTGAATTTGGTCAACGATAGAGGAATTCACATTTGCAAATCGATGCTTGCATGGCAAAAATGGAGCAATAACGAAACTCCTGAAACAAATTGTAAAAAAGGAGATCATTTGGTAGGCGACTATTATGTAAAATTTAACGACGAGTATAAAAAACAAACCAAAGCTCTTTTAGCTCAAGGGATGAAAGAAGAAGAGGCAAAAAATTCTGCACCAATTTTGCTCGAAGCAAAAGAAACTTTACGAAAATGGGAAGCTAAAGATGAAGAAACCATAAATTTATGGAAGAAAATGAACGAATGGGTTTACGATGGTTTCAATAAAACATACAAAAAACTAGGGATAAAATTTGATAAAACCTATTACGAATCAAAAACTTATGAATTAGGGAAATCCTTAATTTTCAAAGCATTAGAAAAAGGAATTTTACTAAAAAAAGAAGACGGTTCTGTTTGGGCAGATTTATCGGAATTTGGTTTAGACCAAAAGTTATTATTACGTTCCGATGGGACTTCGGTCTATATTACCCAAGATATTGGTACTGCTCACCAACGTTTTAGCTCATTTAGTATTGACAAGCATTTCTATGTTGTTGGAAACGAGCAGAACTATCATTTTCAAGTATTAAAATTGATATTGAAGCAACTTGGGTTTGATTGGGCTGAAAATATCGAACATTTGTCGTATGGAATGGTTGAATTACCTTCAGGAAAAATGAAATCGCGCGAAGGAACTGTAGTTGATGCTGATGATTTGATGGAAGAAATGAAAGAAACTGCTACAAATACTTCTGTTGAATTGGGGAAATTAGAAAATTTCAACGAATTTGAGAAGAAAAAAATAATTGAATCTATTGCAATTGGAGCGCTAAAATATTTTATTTTAAAGGTCGATCCCAAAAAGAACATGACTTTCAATCCAAAAGAATCAATTGATTTTAATGGAAATACAGGACCTTTTATTCAATATACATATGTCAGAATTCAATCGGTTTTAGACAAAGCAAAAAGCATGGAATTTGATTTTCCGAAAGAAACAAACATCAAAACAAAAATTAATTCTAAAGAAATAGAACTAATAAAATTATTATCGAAAACTCCTAGCATAATTAACGACTCGGCACAAAGTTTAAATCCTGCAATTATTGCAAATTTTTGCTATAATCTTGCAAAAGAATATAATCAGTTCTATCACGAATTCCCTATTATTAGCGAAATTGACGATAACATTCGCAATTTCCGATTGAATATTTCATTAAAAATTGCAAAAAGCATTAAAAATCTGATGGGATTGTTGGGAATTGATGTACCACAAAGAATGTAGATTCATTTATTTCTATTTCAGAAAGCAATGTAGTTTTTTTTCAAGAAAACGAAATGTTTATAAAAAAAGAAACAGTGCCGAGGGCACTGTTTCAAGTGGTTTTAGCCAACCAAATAATTAAAACTATGAAATCTACAATTATAAAATCTCTACAATTTTATAAAACTACCGCTTCAAAGACAGATCGGCATTATAAATGGTTGCATATTTTTTATTTTTTAACAAATTTTTGAGAACATTTTTTTTTGTTTTTCAATGATTTATTTTTCAATGGTTTATTTATCAATGGTTTATTTATCAATGGTTTAACTAGCTTTTTTTATCATAAAATAGAAAGTACTTCCTTCGCCTTCAACGCTTTTTACCCAAATTTTACCTTCATTTTTTTCAATAAACTCCTTACAAATTATCAAA of the Bacteroidota bacterium genome contains:
- a CDS encoding iron-sulfur cluster-binding protein, giving the protein MSSTSKLFQKESEKVAFDLKHRNTIRFNMSKYNAAVAKGKSRYSNLELAKQRASAIKENVLQNLDKYLIQFEENISKRGAKVIYAKDNDEAISEILSILNSHETKLVVKSKSMTTEEIDFNKNLEDNNIESVETDLGEYIVQVAGEKPYHIVTPAMHKSKEDVDELFNKNFDTPKNSTPEYLTNWVREKLREKYINADAGITGANFLIADIGAVALTENEGNGLMSTSFPKIQIAIAGIEKIIPSYKDLDLFLPLLAVHGTGQKITAYNSIFTGPKQEGENDGPQEMYVILLDNGRSKLFDKKEQHKALKCIRCGACLNACPVYKNIGGYTYESTYSGPIGSVITPHLKDQKEYKHLSFASSLCGKCTEVCPVKIDIHKLLLYNRRDAVENGYSVFAEKIGMIGYKKAMLNRNTLDAGGEFVKNKFSFVGKNAWGKMREIPRMKKSFSKQYIENHS
- a CDS encoding PorT family protein, which translates into the protein MKKVLVLTVAVFLTIGLLAQEADTTKIKLGTKKILIIENPDGDSDVVVDTLEEYDYDIDEMIEKKKDKDDSEFDAHWAGFEFGLNNYLNSNNELVSNDELHASSLSKSWGFNLNLLEFDFPVIKENFGFVTGLGFEWNNYRFENNFVALGYDENGSTEWRDEGIEYQKNKLNTTYLTAPLLMEFQAPVGKKQEKLSISVGVIGGLKLHSNSHYEYEIGDGEYDLKEKTDYNLSSFRYGVTARIGYDNVQLFANYNITPMFESDKGPELYPFTIGIHILDF
- a CDS encoding glycosyltransferase family 4 protein; this translates as MKIAVNTRLLLKDKLEGIGWFSYEVLKRITTQHPEHEFIFLFDRPYSEEFIFSSNITPIVISPPTRHPILWYIWFELMLPRVLKKHKPDLFFSPDGYISLSSGIKTVTAIHDINFEHNPQDLPFLISKYYRKYFRKYAQKAHRIITVSEFSKKDISETYLIPASKIDVCYNGANSVYKELSEKITTEIKSEFTEKENYFIFIGALHPRKNVERLLLSFDMFKQKTSSNMKLVIVGEKMFKNKQIHHTFNNMEFKNEVIFTGRLSAEKLSFMLGSAFALVFVPYFEGFGIPIVEAFNCGVPVITSNVTSMPEVGGNAAMLVDPYSVESICERMIILYENEDFRKDLIQKGNLRKLQFSWDKTAENVWASLMN
- a CDS encoding prohibitin family protein — protein: MKKQFSSLLIVVIIGVILLIFFGSSMFYTLQPGDRAIIFRQFTTGLDKENIFEPGFHVIAPWNDLHIYNVKEQKSEETMDVLDRSGLSVNIDISVRFNPIYEKIGFLHEVFGKNYINQLVIPEVRSSVRQVAGRYTAEEIYSTKRSLVEKAIIEETTIILEKNFIQMRAMLIRSIGLPNEIKNAIESKLKQEQEALAYKFRLDKEKSEAERKKIEAEGISNYNLIISQSLTTNILKQRGIEATIELAKSNNTKVVVVGAGKDGLPLILGNN
- a CDS encoding UbiX family flavin prenyltransferase, coding for MSKKQKIIIGVTGASGSIYAKQLIEKIYVIKNQLAEVNIVFTDNAKLVWNYEIGKEAFTKIPYKIYNINDFFAPFASGSAKFDCMIVCPCSMGTLGKIANCISDNLIVRAADVMLKERRKLILVTRDSPLNLIHINNMKIITEAGGIICPASPSFYSKPQNIEQLINSVVERIIDLVGLENEHYRWGNDIEN
- a CDS encoding diacylglycerol kinase family lipid kinase, which encodes MKKVLFIINPISGIGKHGKIANLIPKILDNKNFSYEIKYTENEGHATEIAKEASANFDIITAVGGDGLVNEISNSLINTNIKFAIIPAGSGNGFARHLKIPCTAAKAIQLINKQNIRKIDTAHINDKTFVNVAGIGFDAHIAHNFSKSKKRGFLSYIKIIFQEFYKYKAQQFTLVIDGEKINEKAFSISFCNSSQFGNNAFIAPQAKIDDGFLNVAIIKKFPAIAAPLLAVRLFNKTIQKSKYYKSITAKEIRIIQESQVVSHIDGEAIHLPQEIKIKINPLSLNVIC
- a CDS encoding arginine--tRNA ligase; amino-acid sequence: MNIEKVIKLKTVEGVKYLYKQELTIDDFQTQATRKDFEGDFTITVFGFLKFSRKSPEDTANEIGEYLKTELPEILSFNVVKGFLNITIDSSYWISLFNEILKLKKFGFKKIKDLSSSIMIEFSSPNTNKPLHLGHVRNNMLGNSISEILKASGKNVTKVNLVNDRGIHICKSMLAWQKWSNNETPETNCKKGDHLVGDYYVKFNDEYKKQTKALLAQGMKEEEAKNSAPILLEAKETLRKWEAKDEETINLWKKMNEWVYDGFNKTYKKLGIKFDKTYYESKTYELGKSLIFKALEKGILLKKEDGSVWADLSEFGLDQKLLLRSDGTSVYITQDIGTAHQRFSSFSIDKHFYVVGNEQNYHFQVLKLILKQLGFDWAENIEHLSYGMVELPSGKMKSREGTVVDADDLMEEMKETATNTSVELGKLENFNEFEKKKIIESIAIGALKYFILKVDPKKNMTFNPKESIDFNGNTGPFIQYTYVRIQSVLDKAKSMEFDFPKETNIKTKINSKEIELIKLLSKTPSIINDSAQSLNPAIIANFCYNLAKEYNQFYHEFPIISEIDDNIRNFRLNISLKIAKSIKNLMGLLGIDVPQRM
- the rpiB gene encoding ribose 5-phosphate isomerase B — protein: MKNLKIALASDHAGFNTKKTLIDFLEKEDYFVKDFGAFSDESVDYPDFAHPLSIAVENTEFDIGITLCGSGNGISMTANKHQGIRSALCWCVEITRLARQHNDANICSIPARFVNESEAIEIVKEFLATEFEKGRHVKRINKIPLK